Proteins encoded within one genomic window of Macrotis lagotis isolate mMagLag1 chromosome 3, bilby.v1.9.chrom.fasta, whole genome shotgun sequence:
- the LOC141516762 gene encoding putative olfactory receptor 5AK3 encodes MIQRNGTSVTEFILLGFAVRQEVQYILFLVFLIIYIASLVGNVGMILLIKCDTRLHTPMYFFLQHLAFADLCYTSAITPKTLVNFLVSDKSISFSGCIAQLYVYGIFATVECYVLAAMAVDRYVAICNPLRYSVIMSRRACIQLVTGSYVMGSLNATTHTGFLLSLSFCNSNAINHFFCDLPPILILSCSNIHFNVILILIFVGFNLVSTLLVVFLSYIYILSAILRMPSAKGRHKAFSTCASHITAVAIFYGTSSYMYLQPSSSESQENDKVASVFYGIVIPMLNPLIYSLRNKEVKEAMTVFIKSCA; translated from the coding sequence ATGATCCAAAGGAATGGCACCAGCGTGACTGAGTTCATTCTATTGGGGTTTGCAGTGCGACAAGAAGTACAGTACATCCTCTTCCTTGTGTTTCTGATCATCTACATTGCATCTCTAGTGGGCAATGTTGGTATGATTCTGCTCATCAAGTGTGATACTCGACTTCACACGcccatgtattttttcctccaaCACTTAGCTTTTGCTGACCTCTGTTACACATCTGCTATCACTCCTAAGACATTAGTAAACTTCCTGGTCTCCGATAAATCTATCTCATTCTCAGGGTGTATTGCACAATTATATGTTTATGGTATATTTGCCACAGTTGAATGTTATGTTTTAGCTGCCATGGCTGTAGATCGTTATGTGGCCATCTGTAACCCACTCCGTTATTCAGTGATCATGTCCCGGAGAGCCTGCATCCAGTTAGTCACTGGATCTTATGTTATGGGTTCCTTGAATGCCACCACACACACAGGATTTCTCCTTTCACTGTCCTTCTGCAATTCCAATGCTATCAATCACTTCTTTTGTGATTTGCCCCCAATCCTGATCCTTTCCTGctctaatattcattttaatgttatATTGATactgatttttgtgggttttaaCCTGGTAAGCACCTTGCTGGTTGTATTCTTATCCTACATCTACATACTCTCTGCCATCTTAAGGATGCCCTCTGCCAAAGGGAGGCACAAAGCCTTCTCCACCTGTGCCTCCCACATAACCGCCGTTGCTATTTTCTATGGGACAAGTAGTTACATGTATTTACAACCTTCTTCCAGTGAGTCACAAGAGAATGATAAAGTGGCCTCTGTATTTTACGGTATCGTGATCCCCATGCTGAACCCCTTGATCTACAGTCTAAGAAACAAGGAGGTAAAAGAAGCCATGACAGTTTTTATAAAAAGCTGTGCATGA